From the Paraburkholderia sp. PREW-6R genome, one window contains:
- a CDS encoding sugar kinase: MSTPSAALDVITYGEAMAMFVAAETGALARVGQFTKRIAGADLNVAIGLSRLGFNVGYVSRVGNDSFGQYVRDTLTQEGIDQRCVITDDRFPTGFQLKSKNDDGSDPAVEYFRKGSAASHLSRDDYVANYVLSARHLHLTGVAPAISASSRELAFHLAREMRAAGKTISFDPNLRPTLWPSRAAMVEGLNALAELADWVLPGIGEGEILTGYTQPDEIARFYLERGARGVIVKLGAQGAYFRTAEDAAVIAGQPVTNVVDTVGAGDGFAVGVISALLEGKSLPQAVARGNRIGALAIQVIGDSEGLPSRAELDALEKGDAPRVASMA, translated from the coding sequence ATGAGCACCCCATCCGCAGCACTCGATGTGATTACGTACGGTGAAGCGATGGCCATGTTCGTCGCCGCCGAAACCGGCGCGCTGGCGAGGGTCGGCCAGTTCACGAAGCGGATCGCAGGCGCGGATCTGAACGTCGCGATCGGCCTGTCGCGGCTCGGCTTCAACGTGGGTTACGTGAGCCGTGTCGGCAACGACTCGTTCGGCCAGTACGTGCGCGACACGCTCACCCAGGAGGGCATCGACCAGCGCTGCGTGATCACCGACGATCGATTTCCCACCGGCTTCCAGCTCAAGTCGAAGAACGACGACGGCAGCGATCCCGCGGTCGAATACTTCCGCAAAGGTTCGGCGGCGAGCCACCTGTCGCGCGACGACTACGTAGCCAATTACGTGCTGTCGGCGCGTCACCTGCACCTCACCGGTGTGGCGCCCGCGATTTCGGCAAGTTCGCGTGAGCTGGCGTTTCACCTCGCGCGGGAAATGCGCGCGGCCGGCAAGACCATTTCGTTCGACCCGAACCTGCGGCCGACGCTGTGGCCGTCGCGCGCCGCAATGGTCGAAGGTTTGAACGCGCTTGCGGAGCTGGCTGACTGGGTGCTGCCCGGCATCGGCGAAGGCGAAATCCTCACGGGATACACACAGCCCGACGAGATCGCGCGCTTCTATCTGGAGCGCGGCGCGCGGGGTGTGATCGTCAAGCTCGGCGCACAGGGCGCCTACTTTCGCACCGCGGAAGACGCCGCCGTAATTGCCGGCCAGCCGGTGACGAACGTGGTGGACACGGTCGGCGCGGGCGATGGTTTCGCGGTCGGCGTGATAAGCGCGCTGCTCGAAGGCAAGTCGCTGCCGCAAGCGGTTGCGCGCGGTAACCGGATCGGCGCGCTGGCGATTCAGGTCATCGGCGATTCGGAAGGCTTGCCGAGCCGCGCCGAACTGGACGCGCTCGAAAAGGGCGACGCACCTCGGGTCGCGAGCATGGCATGA